The proteins below come from a single Euleptes europaea isolate rEulEur1 chromosome 5, rEulEur1.hap1, whole genome shotgun sequence genomic window:
- the VENTX gene encoding homeobox protein VENTX — translation MTKAPFSVAWLSQSSQATRQARSGSEAQPAPDDLQTQQGDAGPDAQPVGTGGGQSGSKVAARDQGAPSGHLVRQKNSERPSSAGALAGPRREWSSAECGSDGEGSAVEGQSPEDARGRNAGSRRLRTAFSLEQISTLESSFKRQKYLGAAERRKLASKMQLSEVQIKTWFQNRRMKLKRQLQEMRPDPFHAAPYYSSLHFGSHSGPLSYVYSPHQQTFTRREAFPSGLPFSPVPASTLDPTSTSGGQSGALWPMSVPYFVGYPDPRTFYMTL, via the exons ATGACCAAGGCGCCCTTCTCGGTGGCGTGGCTTTCGCAGAGCAGCCAGGCGACCCGGCAGGCCCGGAGCGGGTCCGAAGCCCAGCCGGCCCCCGACGACCTCCAGACCCAGCAGGGCGATGCCGGGCCCGACGCCCAGCCCGTGGGGACGGGCGGCGGCCAGAGCGGGAGCAAAGTGGCGGCCAGAGACCAAGGGGCGCCTTCGGGACATCTTGTGCGCCAGAAGAACTCGGAGCGGCCCTCCTCTGCAG GCGCGCTGGCCGGTCCCAGGCGGGAGTGGAGCTCCGCAGAATGCGGCTCCGACGGCGAGGGGAGCGCCGTCGAGGGCCAGAGTCCCGAAGACGCCCGAGGCCGCAACGCAGGCAGCCGCCGCTTGCGCACCGCTTTCAGCCTGGAGCAGATCAgcaccctggagagctccttTAAGCGCCAGAAGTACTTGGGGGCCGCCGAGCGACGCAAACTGGCCAGTAAGATGCAGCTGTCCGAAGTGCAG ATCAAGACTTGGTTCCAGAACCGGCGAATGAAGCTGAAACGGCAGCTCCAGGAGATGAGACCAGATCCCTTCCATGCAGCACCATATTACAGCTCCCTCCATTTTGGATCTCACAGTGGGCCTTTGTCTTATGTTTACTCACCTCACCAGCAGACTTTTACTAGGAGAGAAGCTTTTCCTTCTGGcctccctttctctccagtgcCAGCGTCAACCCTGGATCCCACAAGCACCTCTGGGGGGCAGTCAGGTGCCCTCTGGCCAATGTCTGTGCCCTACTTTGTGGGATACCCAGACCCTAGAACATTCTACATGACTCTCTGA